AACGGTTTGCAGCCTTCACGCTGGGCCATTTCGCGACTCAAACCCACGTCCCGCAGTTGCTGTGCGTCCAGGTTGAGCAACACGCGCCGGCTGCGCGCGCGGTGCCAGAACAGGCCCCAGCGCCCAA
This genomic stretch from Pseudomonas deceptionensis harbors:
- a CDS encoding DUF1127 domain-containing protein, whose product is MNGLSDVRLTLRSRELLAEHEARQIVSAPAGLGRWGLFWHRARSRRVLLNLDAQQLRDVGLSREMAQREGCKPFWRS